In Verrucomicrobiota bacterium, one DNA window encodes the following:
- a CDS encoding L,D-transpeptidase, with the protein MTPLKIVIRLDRQRLYLCRGEEVLQSYPISSSRFGAGCEPGSFKTPLGRFEIAEKVGGDQPLNTVFRGRKPVVSEEPDWTSEPDLITSRILWLNGLEAHNANTKERFIYIHGTNQEALLASPASHGCIRMANADIDRLFNEVEPGTEVVITPGDG; encoded by the coding sequence ATGACGCCACTCAAGATCGTGATTCGTCTCGACCGGCAAAGGCTTTACCTGTGTCGCGGGGAGGAAGTGCTTCAAAGTTATCCGATCTCCAGCTCGCGCTTCGGCGCAGGCTGTGAACCCGGGAGTTTCAAAACGCCCCTGGGCCGGTTTGAAATCGCGGAAAAGGTCGGAGGCGATCAACCGCTGAACACGGTCTTCCGGGGACGCAAACCGGTTGTCTCCGAGGAGCCGGACTGGACGTCCGAACCTGACTTGATCACCTCCCGCATCCTCTGGTTGAACGGCCTGGAGGCGCACAATGCCAACACCAAAGAGCGGTTCATCTACATTCATGGAACCAACCAGGAAGCTCTGCTGGCCAGCCCGGCCAGTCACGGCTGCATCCGGATGGCCAACGCGGACATCGACCGGCTCTTCAACGAGGTCGAACCGGGCACGGAGGTCGTCATCACACCCGGTGACGGGTAG